The genomic interval AAACGCACACTGGGTGACCGCCAAACGCTCTTCGGAAACGGAGCCGATCAGGAACGTTTCGCTCTGGTCACCGTGCCAGCCGTCCACCACGGTGGTGATGTCCACGTTCACGATGTCACCATCCTGCAACACATAATCCCCGGGGATTCCGTGGCAGATGACTTCGTTGACACTCGTGCAGCAACTACGAGGATAATTCTGATATCCCAGTGTGGCCGGTTTGTGACCGTTATCGATCGTCCACTGATGGACCATTTCATCGATCGCCCGCGTGGTGATGCCTGCTTTGACATGCGGACGCAAGTAGTCCATCAACATGCCGTTGACGCGTCCGGCACGCCGCATTGATTCGCGTTGAGCGTCCGTGAGAATGAGTTTTCGTTGCTTTTGCAGCATCTTGGGCAAATGAGTGAGCAAGAGAAGTGACTGATAAAAGGAAAAGTGCCGGAAATGCGGGTTCTCGCGGCCAGTGGAAACCCCGAATGGATCGCAAAATTCGCCATGTGTGCCGCCAGCTCGTCCGTGCACTTCAGGCCCTGCCCAAATATCATGAGCCTCGAAATCTTAGCAGCAAGGATCTGCCCGCCCAAGTATCTGATAATGGGATTCTTTGACCGTTTTTTGGGACGAGAAACTGGGGTTGGCAGCCAAGGAAGGCGTCGGGTCGGGCGAATCGAGTTGGAACACCCTGGAAAACGGCATTCCTCAGCAGAACTTGGGTGGAATGCAGGGGTTAGAACGCATAGCAAACGGCTATTCTGACCACAATGCGGTCTCGCTGCTGTCCGCCAAAGCATCCTTTTTGCTGGCAACTAGGATGGAGCGGTTCGGTTTCGAACCCGCGCCGATCACATCGACTTATCTCAAGCAATTCACCGAAGATGCCCAACCACATTCGACTCTTTTCCGCTGCCCTGCTGGTCTCGCTTTGTTGCGGTCCGGTTGTTTGGTCTCAGGATACAGCATCGGAGCCCACTGCCAGCGAATCGGCCAGTGGGGCTACCGGCGAGTCCACAGACGGCGACCAACCTGCGGATTCGGCCAGTGAATCGGCCAGTGATTCGGCCGCCCCCCAAGACGCATCTTCCCCACTGCCCGCCACCAATCCTCCCGCCGATACCAACCCTTCCGCCGACACGCCGGCCGAATTCCCCAACCCCAATGACGTGACGCCCCAAGAGGCTGCCCGAATTTTGCTTGAGCAGATGGACCGCCCAGACGAGTTTGCCTCGCAAAGACCTTCCGGCCTTCGCCTGAATTTCACGGGTGCGAGTTGGAAAGAAGTTTTGCAGTGGTTGGCCGAGGAAGCAGACTTGTCGTTGCAGGTTGATCAATATCCTCCCGGCAGCGTGAACTTCGTCGATACCGCCGACACCTACAGCGTCGCCGAAACGTTGGACTTGCTCAATCGCCTCTTGTTGGATCGTGGCCACGCATTGGTCCGACGCGGCCGCATGCTGTTCTTGATCGACTTGGAGGTCGAGAATGCAGCCAAGCTGATCAGCGAAATGGCCGAGTTGGTCACGCTGGAAGAATTGGACAACCGTGCCCACAGCGATATCGTCAGCGCGGTGTTTTCACTCGGCAGCATGACGCCGGAACAAGCACGTCAACAACTGCCCGAGATGGTGGGGCCTTGGGGACGCGTGATTGTGTTGGAAAGCGCACGTCAGGCCAAAGTCACCGAAACGGTCGGCAAGTTGCTCGCGATCCGAACGATGATCGCAGCCTCCAATCAAGAAGTCTTTGAGCTCGTCCTCAAGAATCGCGATGCGAATGAGATCTTGGAAGTCGCGCGTCCGCTGCTGGGTCTGGAGGCCGGCGAAAATGCGAGCGACGACATTCGCATTGCCGTCGGACTTTACGGAGACCGCATTTACGCGATTGGTTTGCCGGCAAAGATTTCGATCCTGCAAGGATTGGTTGAGAAAGCTGACCAGCCTTTGAAAACCGATGGCGAGGCGGATGACGAAGCGCTCGCCAAGCCTTTCTTTAAGTCTCATCCGGTTCGCACGGCAGACATCACGACGGTGTTCGAAATCTTGCAAACGTTGCTGCAAGATGAACCCACCGCACGCATCGCGATCGAACCCGTTACGAGTTCCATTGTGGCGTTCGGTCGCCCATCGACCCATCAAACCATCACCGACATCATTGCGCAGCTGGAAGGCAATGGTAGCGGCGAACGTCTGGAGATCATTCAGCTCAAACGATTGGAACCCTCGCAAGCACTGTTGACGATCAACAAGTACTTTGGCATCACCGAAGAAGAAGGTGGACCGGAAGGACCAACGGTCGACGGCGATCCTGCCACCGGCAAGCTGTGGGTTCGTGGAACCGAAGACGAAATCAAACAAGTCCAAGAGTTGATCGAAAAACTCGACGGAGACACCGAACTGGCATTGCTGGGCGGTCGCGTCCGTATGCTGCCCTACTCGGGACGCGAAGCCGAACAGGCGCTGCAGCAACTGCAAATGATTTGGGAACGATCGGGCAACAACAATCGCATCCGCGTGGTCACCCCTTCGGGACGTGAGGTCCCAGGCGGCAGCGGAATCCCAGAGCGTCGAATTTTTCGCGAAGGTGAGTCGAATTCCGGGCCCACACGGGAACAACAAAACGATACGGAAGAACAACAAAGCAGTGACCCGAACGATCAAGTCAAGCGATCGGGAAAACGTGGTTCCGATGCCGGTCGCTTTTATTACTTGACGCAGGCACCTGCAAATTCGGAAGCCGAGACTGCTGATTCAGACGAACAGGCATCGGGCAAGGGCGCCGATATCGTGATCCAATTCACGCCCAACGGCATGCTGATCGCATCGGATGACACCGAAGCGCTCAATCAAATGGAAACACTGCTGGGCATGTTGGCGACTTCCTCCGGAGCGGCCAGCGATGTCCCCACGGTCTATTGGCTCAAATACATCAAAGCGGATGCGACCGCTGAGTTTCTTGCCGAAGTCATGGGAGGTGCCGATTCCTCCATCTCGTCAGTGACCGATTCCTTGATGGGCGGCATGGGCGGTGGAATGCTCGGTGGCTTGATGGGAGGAATGATGGGCGGCGGAGGCGGCGGTAGCACTTCGTCGGCGAAATCCATTTTGACCAGCACCGGTTCGGTCAACATTGTTCCCGAAATGCGTCTCAACGCGTTGTTCGTTCAAGGCGGTCCGACTGACTTGCAGTTCATCGACATGATCTTGGAAAAGATCGATCGGATCGAAAGCCCCGAAGACATTGAGTTGGTCAACAAACCCCAAGTCATTCCCGTGCTATATCAAGACGCAGCGGAAGTCGCCAAGGTGGTCAAAGAGGTCTATCAAGACCGTATCGAAGGACAAGAACAGGGCGGCGGTCGTGGGGGTGGTGGCGGCGGTCAGCCATCGCCTCAAGATTTCATCGCAGCCCTACGCGGCGGCGGTGGCGGTGGTCGCGGTGGACGGGGCGAAGCCGCCAAGAGTGAACCGGCCAAGATCAGCATTTCCGTCGATACCCTGGGCAACTCACTCATCGTTCGCGCACCCCCGCAAGATTTTGCTGAAATCCAGTTGCTGGTTCGTGCGCTGGACGACACGGGCAAAGAAAACGAAGTGACCACCTCCGTCATCACGATCCCCGGTGGCGTCAGCGGCGATGCCATGATCCAAGCTCTCTCCGCAGTCATGGGCCAAAACCAAAAGAAAACGGACTCAAACACAGCCAACAGCACGTCTGGTGCGACTCCGACGCCCGGCGCCGGTGGTGCTCCTGATGCTGCTGCGATGGACGCGATTCGCCAACGGATGCGAGAGCGGTTCGGTGGCGGAGGCGGTGACTCGGGTGGCCGGCCCTCGTTCGGTGGCGGAAGTCCCTTTGGTGGCGGCAGCCCGTTCGGTGGTGGACGTCCCGGTGGCGGGGGCGGCGCTCCTGGTGGTGGTGGCAGGCCTGGCGGCGGAGGACGAGGAGGTCGTTGATCTCCTGGAAATCACAACAGACCGTCCAACCACGACATTTTGTATGACGACCGACGACCTATTTCATGTCAAAATGAACTTCGTCGTTCTGTCGCCCAGCTTTCGCTGCCAAAGCAAACCCAGCCAGATCCCATCTCTCGGAATTCCCCACCCATGATCATGCACGCCGGAGAAATCCTGAAACGTCGCGGACTGTTGACCGACGACCAACTGGAAAAAAGCCGTAGCGGTGACTCGACCAGCGTGGTTCAGTCAGCGATCGACAACGGTTTCGTTCAGGAACGCGAGGCGCTGCAGGCTTTGGCCGAAGAAGTCGGGCTGGAGTACATCGATCTACGCGACATCGAGATCGACCTGACTGTCTTGAAGGGGTTTCCGCAGAAACTGATCTATCGGCAGTCTCTGTTTCCCATCCGCTGGCAAGACGAGTCGATCGTCGTTGCCACGTCGGACCCCTTGGATTTGTATCCGCTGGACGAAGCCAGCGCGGCAACTGGCCGCAACATCATTCCCGTCGTCGCCGAACGCGCCGAAATTGCCCGGTTGGTCAAACGGCACTTGGGTGTCGGTAGCGAGACCGTCGAAGGCTTGATGGCGGCGAAGGTAGATGACGACGGCGTTGAACTGCTCGAACAGATCGAGTCCGATGGCAGCGAACTGAGCGAGATGGCGCAAGAAGCCTCCGTGGTTCGGCTGGTCAACGAAATCCTGCTCGAAGCGATCGAAACGCGAGCCAGTGACATTCACATCGAAACACAATCCGACGGGTTGGTGATTCGCTATCGAATCGACGGCATTTTGCATCCACAACCGGCGCCGCCGGAGATCAATCGCTTTCAAGCCGCGATCATCAGCCGCTTGAAGATCATGGCACGATTGAACATCGCCGAAAAACGACTGCCCCAGGACGGGCGGATCAAACTGCGAGTCCACGGACGCGAAGTCGACATTCGTCTCAGTGTGATCCCCATGATCCACGGCGAAGGTTTGGTGATGCGGGTCTTGGACAAATCTGCCATGGTCTTTGACTTGTCAAAACTCGGCATGTCAGCGGAGATCTATGAGCGATTCAGCGAGCTGATCGAGCTGCCGCACGGGATCGTGTTGGTCACCGGCCCGACCGGTAGCGGTAAAACGACGACGTTGTACAGCAGCTTGCTGCAGATCCGCAGTCCCGAGACAAAGATCATCACCACGGAAGATCCCGTCGAGTATCAGCTCGATGGCATCAATCAAATCCAGGTCCACGCGAAGATCGGATTTACTTTCGCTGCATCGCTGCGGAGCATCCTGCGGCATGACCCCGACATCGTGCTCGTCGGCGAAATTCGCGACTTGGAAACCGCCGAGAACGCGATCCAAGCGTCGCTGACGGGGCACTTGGTGTTCAGCACCCTGCACACCAACGACGCATCGAGTGCATTCACTCGGTTGGGTGACATGGGCGTCGAACCTTTCCTCGTTGCC from Stieleria varia carries:
- a CDS encoding secretin N-terminal domain-containing protein, whose amino-acid sequence is MPNHIRLFSAALLVSLCCGPVVWSQDTASEPTASESASGATGESTDGDQPADSASESASDSAAPQDASSPLPATNPPADTNPSADTPAEFPNPNDVTPQEAARILLEQMDRPDEFASQRPSGLRLNFTGASWKEVLQWLAEEADLSLQVDQYPPGSVNFVDTADTYSVAETLDLLNRLLLDRGHALVRRGRMLFLIDLEVENAAKLISEMAELVTLEELDNRAHSDIVSAVFSLGSMTPEQARQQLPEMVGPWGRVIVLESARQAKVTETVGKLLAIRTMIAASNQEVFELVLKNRDANEILEVARPLLGLEAGENASDDIRIAVGLYGDRIYAIGLPAKISILQGLVEKADQPLKTDGEADDEALAKPFFKSHPVRTADITTVFEILQTLLQDEPTARIAIEPVTSSIVAFGRPSTHQTITDIIAQLEGNGSGERLEIIQLKRLEPSQALLTINKYFGITEEEGGPEGPTVDGDPATGKLWVRGTEDEIKQVQELIEKLDGDTELALLGGRVRMLPYSGREAEQALQQLQMIWERSGNNNRIRVVTPSGREVPGGSGIPERRIFREGESNSGPTREQQNDTEEQQSSDPNDQVKRSGKRGSDAGRFYYLTQAPANSEAETADSDEQASGKGADIVIQFTPNGMLIASDDTEALNQMETLLGMLATSSGAASDVPTVYWLKYIKADATAEFLAEVMGGADSSISSVTDSLMGGMGGGMLGGLMGGMMGGGGGGSTSSAKSILTSTGSVNIVPEMRLNALFVQGGPTDLQFIDMILEKIDRIESPEDIELVNKPQVIPVLYQDAAEVAKVVKEVYQDRIEGQEQGGGRGGGGGGQPSPQDFIAALRGGGGGGRGGRGEAAKSEPAKISISVDTLGNSLIVRAPPQDFAEIQLLVRALDDTGKENEVTTSVITIPGGVSGDAMIQALSAVMGQNQKKTDSNTANSTSGATPTPGAGGAPDAAAMDAIRQRMRERFGGGGGDSGGRPSFGGGSPFGGGSPFGGGRPGGGGGAPGGGGRPGGGGRGGR
- a CDS encoding GspE/PulE family protein is translated as MIMHAGEILKRRGLLTDDQLEKSRSGDSTSVVQSAIDNGFVQEREALQALAEEVGLEYIDLRDIEIDLTVLKGFPQKLIYRQSLFPIRWQDESIVVATSDPLDLYPLDEASAATGRNIIPVVAERAEIARLVKRHLGVGSETVEGLMAAKVDDDGVELLEQIESDGSELSEMAQEASVVRLVNEILLEAIETRASDIHIETQSDGLVIRYRIDGILHPQPAPPEINRFQAAIISRLKIMARLNIAEKRLPQDGRIKLRVHGREVDIRLSVIPMIHGEGLVMRVLDKSAMVFDLSKLGMSAEIYERFSELIELPHGIVLVTGPTGSGKTTTLYSSLLQIRSPETKIITTEDPVEYQLDGINQIQVHAKIGFTFAASLRSILRHDPDIVLVGEIRDLETAENAIQASLTGHLVFSTLHTNDASSAFTRLGDMGVEPFLVAGTVEGVMAQRLVRRLCKSCKESYQPTKDELPKDFPWDRADNATFFRPVGCRECRGFGYQGRLGIYELLTANERIRELAQNRASSWDIRKAAIETGMRTLRMDAWDKTIAGHSSVDEVLRVTKGETL